A genomic region of Gossypium hirsutum isolate 1008001.06 chromosome D01, Gossypium_hirsutum_v2.1, whole genome shotgun sequence contains the following coding sequences:
- the LOC107921970 gene encoding uncharacterized protein isoform X2: MMQGLHHQQQQLAALLSAALTKDTTAAATASVTSSSSTTASTTLPTTTSTPTVSTKSDENDSARLAAINSLHRAIIYPPNSILVAHSASFLAQGFSQLLSDKSYAVRQSAAIAYAALCAVVCSVPIGSSGRQNHVMLSSLVDRFIGWALPLLSNISAGDGTTELALEGLREFLSVGDVGAIERYALPILKACQELLEDERTSLSLLHRLLSVLTLILLKFSLSFQPHFLDIIDLLLGWALVPDLAESDRRVIMDSFLQFQKHWVGNLQFSLGLLSKFLGDMDVLLQDGTHGTPQQFRRLLALLSCFSTVLQSTASGLLEMNLLEQISEPLSKMLPRLLGCLSVVGKKFGWSRWIEDSWKCLTLLAEILQERFSTFYPLAIDILFQSLELGNTSRPIGAGKITSFQVHGVLKTNLQLLSLQKLGLLPSSVKKILHFDRAISQLRLHPNHLVTGSSAATYVFLLQQGNDEIVQQAMTLLTEELELLKGMLKKKLVHGEEVNSAGDLRCYSKLELFALIKFDLKVLLTSVSLCGCNNLIVQPKIAALYLQRSESLISFIIEKLSPFESPIQFCVELQVHVIKTLDRLSMVKFFSKCSIRNQSGNIPVGDAATEKVLDGNSLRDVHPAVIIEYLREFGTLLVRALHVSSPVAVKIVALEWVQRFCENLISICESPNMRYNFYEEFGYVSLFGDLIFSILEAAFDREPKVRLHVTLSLELLLQARLMHPLYFNSVSDVVLEKLGDPDADIRNAYVRLLSHVLLTTMYVYGIHDIGACSNSRPRALMLGNGSNLYWKQVFALKQLPQQLHSQQLVSILSYISQRWKVPLSSWIQRLIHTCRSSKDSSLGQLEETGIVGANDLWLDIKMENILEKFCSVNNLAGAWWAIHEAARYCISTRLRTNLGGPTQTFAALERMLLDVSHVLQLDGEQNDGSLSIIGSSGAHLLPMRLLLDFVEALKKNVYNAYEGSAVLPSAGRQSSLFFRANKKVCEEWFSRICEPMMNAGLALQCHDATIQYCTLRLQELKNLVVSAFKEKSQAQVTEYLHNMREKYIGDISRIVRHMSLALCRNHESEALIGLQKWVSLTFSPLLLDEDQSVNHSGIVEPFQWITGLVYQAEGQYEKAVSHFAHLLQTEESLSTMGSDGAQFCIARIIESYTAVSDWKSLESWLLELQTLRAKYAGKSYSGALTTAGNEMNAIHALAQFDEGDLQAAWAYLDLTPKSSSELTLDPKLALQRSEQMLLQALLFKIEGNLDKVPHELQKAKSMLEEMLSVLPLDGLAEATACVTQLHCIFAVGEGYDLSQGNCWKHMGSQGKSKLNQSGLGSYLLPLQPLIKGIHQDCNPWLKVLRVYRTISPTSPVTLKLSMNLMSLARKQGNLTLANCLINYLRDHVSSCSHERYCNLLNLNLQYEGILILHAENKIEDAFANIWSFLRPYLCSSSFIVNDVDDGLMKAKACLKLSNWLRQNYSSLNLRNIVLRMLSDLNVATVSSSGTGGYSFSDENLSSKWSLDVIVEEIVGTATKLSTQLCPKMAKSWISYASWCFNQAKSSVANQQEKCLQSCSFSPILVSELTPKRFKMTEDEIQIVESVILPLFQKRDSAEHVDDGAEQWGFCSGSAENLRTNNMLMTLVQQLVDIMEAAAGAPGTENSGGERLSSTLASQLLSSLQHANFGIEETHLTYVIDKLIDIWWSLRRRRVSLFGHAAHAFIKYLLYSSTKLSDGRLSGDFCQSQKQKVGSYTLRATLYVMHVLLNYGLELKDTLEPALSTVPLLSWQDITPQLFARLSSHPEEVVRKQIESLLMMLAKLSPSSIVYPMLVDINAYEEKPSEELQHILGCLRELYPRLIQDVQLVINELGNVTVLWEELWLSTLQDLHMDVMRRINVLKEEAARIAENTTLSQSEKNKINAAKYSAMMAPIVVALERRLASTSRKPETPHELWFHHEYKEQLKSAIVSLKTPPASAAALGDVWRPFDHIAASLASYQRKSSISLGEVAPQLAMLSSSDVPMPGLEKQVAPFESDRALTSALHGIVTIASFSEHLTILSTKTKPKKLVILGSDGKAYTYLLKGREDLRLDARIMQLLQAINSFLHSSSATNHNLLGIRYYSVTPISGRAGLIQWVDNVISIYSIFKSWQNRVQVTQVSALGAGSAKSSVPPVPRPSDMFYGKIIPALKEKGIRRVISRRDWPHEVKRKVLLDLMKEVPKQLLHQELWCASEGFKAFNSKLKRYSGSVAAMSMVGHILGLGDRHLDNILLDFSSGDVVHIDYNVCFDKGQRLKVPEIVPFRLTQTIEAALGLTGIEGTFRANCEAVVSVLRKNKDLLLMLLEVFVWDPLIEWTRGDFHDDAAIGGEERKGMELAVSLSLFASRVQEIRVPLQEHHDLLLATFPAVESALERFRDVLNQYELVSALFYRADQERSNLILHETSAKSIVAEATCNSEKICASFEIQAREFKQAKNVVAEKAQQATTWIEQHGRILDALRGNLIPEISAGMNLSGMADALSLTSAVPEAGVPLTIVPEPTQAQCYDIDREVSQLIAELDRGLSSAVMALQAYSLALQRVLPLNYLTTSTVHGWAQVLQLSANAVSSDILSLARRQASELIAKVHGDNLEFMKSSHDDLCFKVEKYAAEIEKVEEECAELVNSIGSKTESKAKDRLMFAFMKYMQSAGLVRKEDANSSLQYGESKYDGTKASRIREDLEEKKDKVLSVLSVAMRSLYDDVKHRILEIYSHTNRAQIENSRPQSDLGTVFSGFEEQVEKCILVAGFVNELWQQIGGDMPGVDRDLYYSKYYSEGNWASIFKTILNCCKSLIGEMTEVVLPDIMRSAVSFNTEVMDAFGLISQIRGSIDTALEQLVEVELERASLAELEQNYFVKVGLITEQQLALEEAAMKGRDHLSWEEAEELASQEEACRAQLEQLHQTWNHRDMRTSSLIKREAEIKSSLVSCEQHFQSLITGDDFRESHRSKSQVLLAILVKPFSELESVDKALSSLSSSFAPHSDEIPNLVEFLSSGHSVSECVWNFGSLLNNHSFFIWKIGVLDSILDLCIHDMASSVDQNLGFEQLFDVVKRKLEIQLQEYIGRYLKIRIAPALLSWLDKENEHLKLLTEGAKEPSNDHVRKDVEAVKKVQLMLEEYCNTHETARAARSAASVMKRQVNELKEALRKTILEIVQMEWMHDVGLTPSHTSRVLFQKFFSNDDELYPVVLNFSRPKLLETMQSVLSKLARAIEGLKSCEHTSIVAEGQLERAMGWACGGPNSSVAGNSSAKASGIPPEFHDHLMRRRHLLQEAREKASSVVKICMSILEFEASRDGIFQIPREGYALSTGSDSRTWQQAYFNALTKLEVTYHSFTRIEQEWKLAQSNMEVASSGLYSATNELCIASLKAKSASGDLQSTVLAMRDCAYEASVALSAFARVSRGHTALTSESGSMLEEVLAITEDLHDVHNLGKEAASVHRSLMEDLSKANAILLPLESVLAKDVSAMTEAMARERETKMEVSPIHGQAIYQSYGLRVREACQTFKPLVPSLTFSVKELHSLLTTLARTASLHAGNLHKALEGLGESQEVKSQSISLSRPDLASDATEYDERGGESMSTSGSGSPKDLVGLTGIPLQEKEWISPPDSIGTSGTESSITSNGTSLSDSINDPIVEMMEKISLDSSQKKDHGDPNFVPSSESEYDEISHCGHRMSENMEVKNTNEVKSANEETNENLKTVPSVNDEAVSAPLESSQPSNNVNLDVKFQGKDEVSTLGKIEVGDESHEVPVPSTDTASRIARGKNAYAMSVLRRVEMKLDGRDITERREISIAEQVDYLLKQATSVDNLCSMYEGWTPWI, translated from the exons ATGATGCAAGGTCTCCACCACCAACAACAGCAACTGGCTGCTCTCCTTTCCGCTGCCCTAACCAAAGACACCACCGCCGCGGCCACCGCTTCCGTCACTTCTTCTTCCTCCACCACTGCCTCAACTACGCTTCCCACAACTACATCAACTCCCACTGTTTCAACCAAATCCGACGAAAACGACTCAGCTCGTCTTGCAGCTATTAATTCTCTCCACCGCGCCATCATTTACCCTCCTAACTCCATCCTCGTCGCCCACTCCGCTTCTTTCCTCGCCCAAGGCTTCTCTCAACTTCTTTCTGACAA GTCATACGCAGTGAGGCAGTCTGCTGCTATTGCATATGCTGCTCTTTGTGCGGTTGTGTGTTCGGTCCCAATAGGATCAAGTGGGAGGCAAAACCATGTTATGCTCAGTAGTTTGGTGGACCGGTTCATTGGATGGGCTTTACCACTGCTTAGTAATATTAGTGCTGGGGACGGGACCACGGAACTGGCCTTGGAAGGTCTACGTGAGTTTCTTAGTGTTGGTGATGTGGGTGCGATTGAAAGATATGCTTTACCAATCCTCAAAGCATGCCAAGAACTTCTGGAGGATGAGAGAACTTCCTTGAGTTTATTACATCGGCTTCTAAGTGTTTTGACTTTGATATTATTGAAGTTTTCACTGTCTTTCCAACCGCATTTTCTTGACATTATTGATCTTCTTCTTGGATGGGCATTGGTGCCTGACCTTGCAGAATCTGACAGGAGGGTCATTATGGATAGTTTCTTGCAATTTCAGAAGCATTGGGTGGGTAATTTGCAGTTTTCTCTGGGATTGTTGTCTAAGTTCCTGGGAGACATGGATGTATTGCTTCAGGATGGGACCCATGGAACCCCACAACAGTTTCGTAGGTTGCTTGCATTGCTTTCTTGTTTTTCTACAGTTTTGCAATCTACTGCATCTGGATTGCTGGAAATGAATCTACTTGAACAAATAAGTGAACCTCTAAGCAAAATGCTTCCCCGGTTATTGGGATGTTTATCTGTTGTTGGAAAGAAGTTTGGATGGTCAAGATGGATTGAGGATTCTTGGAAGTGCTTGACTCTATTGGCAGAAATATTACAAGAAAGGTTTTCCACGTTTTACCCACTTGCTATTGACATATTATTTCAGAGCTTGGAATTGGGAAATACTAGTCGGCCTATTGGAGCTGGGAAGATAACCTCCTTTCAAgttcatggagtgttaaaaaCTAATCTTCAATTATTATCTTTGCAAAAGCTTGGCCTCCTTCCCTCATCTGTGAAGAAAATTCTTCATTTTGACAGAGCAATATCTCAGCTACGCTTGCATCCAAATCATTTAGTCACTGGAAGTTCTGCAGCTACTTATGTTTTCTTGCTTCAACAGgggaatgatgaaatagttcaaCAGGCAATGACCTTGTTAACTGAAGAACTGGAGCTGTTGAAGGGTatgcttaaaaaaaaattagttcatgGAGAGGAGGTTAATAGTGCGGGGGATTTGAGATGTTACTCTAAACTTGAGTTGTTTGCATTgattaaatttgatttgaaagTTTTGTTAACCTCCGTTTCCTTGTGTGGATGTAACAATTTGATTGTCCAACCAAAGATCGCTGCCTTGTATCTTCAGAGGTCAGAAAGtttaatttcttttatcattGAGAAGCTGAGTCCTTTTGAGTCACCTATTCAGTTTTGTGTGGAATTGCAAGTCCATGTTATCAAGACACTGGATAGGTTAAGTATGGTTAAATTCTTTAGCAAGTGTTCTATTAGAAATCAAAGTGGCAACATACCTGTTGGGGATGCTGCTACTGAAAAAGTACTTGATGGTAATAGTCTTAGAGATGTCCATCCAGCTGTGATTATTGAGTATCTAAGGGAGTTTGGCACACTTCTTGTTAGAGCTCTCCATGTGTCTTCTCCTGTCGCAGTTAAAATAGTTGCTTTGGAATGGGTACAAAGATTCTGTGAAAATCTCATTTCCATATGTGAGAGTCCAAATATGAGATATAATTTTTATGAAGAATTTGGATATGTCTCTCTTTTTGGAGATTTGATTTTCTCTATTTTGGAGGCTGCATTTGACAGGGAACCAAAGGTCAGGTTACATGTCACATTATCTTTGGAGCTGCTTTTGCAAGCTAGGTTGATGCATCCCTTGTACTTTAATTCTGTTAGTGATGTGGTCCTGGAAAAGCTTGGTGATCCAGATGCTGACATTAGAAATGCCTATGTTAGGCTTCTGTCTCATGTCTTGTTGACTACAATGTATGTATATGGTATACATGATATTGGAGCCTGTAGCAATTCCAGGCCCCGAGCTCTTATGTTAGGCAATGGTTCAAACTTGTACTGGAAGCAAGTATTTGCCTTAAAGCAGCTGCCTCAGCAGCTTCACTCTCAGCAACTTGTTTCCATTTTGAGTTACATTTCACAACGATGGAAAGTGCCTCTTTCTTCTTGGATCCAACGGCTTATTCATACATGTAGGAGCTCTAAGGACAGCAGTTTGGGACAGCTTGAGGAGACTGGGATTGTAGGTGCAAATGATCTATGGTTggatataaaaatggaaaatattcTTGAAAAATTTTGCTCTGTTAATAACCTCGCTGGTGCTTGGTGGGCCATACATGAGGCAGCTAGATATTGTATTTCTACTCGCCTACGAACTAACCTTGGTGGGCCCACTCAAACTTTTGCAGCTTTGGAACGGATGCTTTTGGATGTTTCACATGTGCTACAGCTTGACGGTGAACAGAATGATGGAAGCTTAAGTATCATAGGTTCTTCTGGCGCACACTTGTTGCCCATGAGGTTATTGTTGGATTTCGTTGAGGCTCTTAAGAAAAATGTATATAATGCATATGAGGGATCTGCTGTTTTACCATCTGCTGGCCGACAGAGTTCATTGTTTTTCCGGGCAAACAAGAAAGTATGTGAGGAGTGGTTTTCTCGTATTTGTGAGCCAATGATGAATGCTGGTTTGGCATTACAATGCCACGATGCTACCATTCAGTACTGCACTCTGCGGCTGCAAGAGCTTAAAAATCTGGTGGTGTCAGCTTTTAAAGAGAAGTCTCAGGCTCAGGTAACTGAATACCTCCATAACATGAGGGAGAAATATATTGGAGATATCTCAAGGATTGTTCGGCACATGTCATTGGCTCTATGCAGGAATCATGAATCAGAGGCTCTAATTGGTCTGCAAAAATGGGTTTCACTTACCTTTTCTCCACTACTTTTGGATGAAGACCAGTCAGTGAATCACAGTGGCATAGTTGAACCTTTCCAGTGGATAACTGGGCTTGTATATCAGGCAGAAGGTCAATATGAAAAGGCTGTTTCTCATTTTGCTCACTTGTTACAGACTGAGGAGTCACTCAGTACTATGGGTTCTGATGGTGCACAGTTTTGCATTGCACGTATTATAGAGAGTTATACGGCTGTATCTGACTGGAAATCTCTGGAATCCTGGCTTTTAGAGTTGCAAACACTGCGGGCTAAATATGCTGGAAAGAGTTATTCTGGTGCTTTAACTACGGCTGGCAATGAGATGAATGCAATTCATGCATTGGCACAGTTCGATGAGGGTGATCTTCAGGCTGCATGGGCATACCTGGATTTGACACCAAAATCTAGCAGTGAACTCACACTTGATCCCAAACTAGCCTTGCAAAGGAGTGAGCAGATGCTTTTGCAGGCATTGCTTTTTAAGATTGAGGGAAATCTGGACAAGGTGCCACATGAATTGCAGAAGGCCAAGTCAATGCTGGAGGAAATGTTGTCTGTTCTGCCACTTGATGGATTAGCTGAGGCTACTGCATGTGTCACACAGTTACATTGCATCTTTGCAGTTGGAGAAGGCTATGACCTAAGCCAAGGGAACTGCTGGAAGCACATGGGCAGCCAAGGCAAATCCAAACTAAATCAGTCTGGTCTAGGTTCATACTTGTTGCCACTGCAGCCTTTGATTAAAGGAATACATCAAGATTGTAACCCTTGGTTGAAAGTTCTCCGAGTTTATCGAACCATTTCCCCTACTTCTCCTGTTACCTTAAAGCTTTCTATGAATCTGATGAGTTTGGCTCGTAAACAAGGAAATCTGACGTTGGCAAACTGTTTGATTAACTATCTGAGAGATCATGTGTCGAGTTGCTCTCATGAGAGATACTGTAATTTGCTAAACTTGAATTTACAATATGAGGGAATCTTGATATTGCACGCTGAGAACAAGATTGAAGATGCTTTTGCAAATATTTGGTCATTCCTTCGTCCTTATTTATGTTCTTCATCATTTATTGTTAATGATGTTGATGATGGTTTGATGAAGGCCAAGGCTTGCTTGAAACTTTCAAATTGGTTGAGACAGAATTATTCCAGTTTGAATTTGAGGAATATTGTTCTCAGGATGCTATCAGATCTAAATGTGGCTACTGTTTCTTCCAGTGGCACAGGTGGTTATTCTTTCAGTGATGAAAACTTAAGCTCTAAATGGAGCTTAGATGTTATTGTTGAGGAAATAGTGGGTACAGCTACAAAGTTATCCACTCAACTTTGTCCGAAAATGGCCAAGTCTTGGATTTCTTATGCTTCTTGGTGTTTCAATCAGGCCAAGAGCTCTGTTGCTAACCAGCAAGAGAAGTGTCTTCAGTCATGCTCTTTTTCTCCTATTCTGGTTTCTGAACTCACACCTAAAAGATTCAAGATGACCGAGGATGAGATCCAAATAGTGGAATCTGTTATACTGCCACTTTTTCAGAAGAGGGATAGTGCTGAACATGTAGATGATGGAGCAGAGCAATGGGGTTTTTGTTCTGGTTCTGCTGAAAATTTGAGAACCAACAATATGTTGATGACTTTGGTACAGCAACTTGTGGATATTATGGAGGCTGCAGCTGGAGCACCTGGTACAGAAAACTCTGGTGGTGAAAGGCTTTCTTCCACTCTAGCTTCTCAGTTGCTGAGTTCTTTACAACATGCAAATTTTGGAATAGAAGAAACACATTTAACATATGTAATTGATAAGTTGATTGATATTTGGTGGTCATTGAGGAGGAGAAGAGTCTCCCTATTTGGGCATGCAGCTCATGCtttcataaaatatctattaTATTCGTCTACCAAGCTTTCTGATGGTCGGTTGTCTGGTGATTTTTGTCAGTCCCAAAAACAAAAAGTTGGCAGCTATACCCTGAGAGCTACATTATATGTCATGCACGTTCTTCTCAACTATGGATTAGAGTTAAAAGACACACTTGAACCTGCGCTTTCAACAGTTCCTCTGTTGTCATGGCAG GACATTACACCTCAATTGTTTGCTAGGTTGAGTTCACATCCTGAGGAAGTTGTCCGGAAGCAGATAGAGAGCTTATTAATGATGTTAGCCAAGCTTTCTCCTTCATCTATAGTGTACCCAATGCTGGTTGATATAAATGCTTATGAAGAGAAGCCCTCTGAGGAACTTCAGCACATTCTTGGCTGTTTg AGAGAGCTTTATCCAAGATTAATTCAGGATGTGCAACTAGTGATTAATGAGCTGGGAAATGTGACTGTCCTTTGGGAGGAACTATGGCTGAGCACACTTCAAGATCTTCACATGG ATGTAATGAGGCGTATAAATGTTCTGAAAGAGGAAGCTGCACGGATTGCGGAGAATACTACACTTAGCCAGAGTGAGAAGAACAAGATAAATGCTGCCAAATACTCAGCTATGATGGCTCCCATTGTTGTTGCTTTGGAACGCCGTCTAGCTTCAACTTCTAGGAAGCCTGAAACACCTCATGAATTATGGTTCCATCATGAATATAAAGAGCAGTTAAAATCGGCCATTGTAAGCCTTAAGACTCCTCCAGCATCTGCTGCTGCACTTGGAGATGTTTGGCGGCCATTTGACCATATTGCTGCATCCTTAGCATCTTATCAGAGGAAATCTTCAATTTCTTTAGGGGAAGTTGCACCTCAGCTGGCTATGTTATCATCCTCTGATGTTCCAATGCCTGGTCTTGAAAAGCAAGTCGCTCCATTTGAATCTGACAGAGCTCTCACTTCAGCTCTACATGGAATTGTCACAATTGCTTCTTTCTCAGAACATCTTACTATCTTATCAACCAAAACGAAACCAAAGAAACTTGTTATTCTGGGTTCAGATGGTAAAGCATACACTTATTTGTTGAAAGGACGTGAAGATTTGCGTCTTGATGCGAGAATCATGCAGCTGTTGCAAGCCATAAATAGTTTTCTACATTCATCTTCTGCTACTAACCATAACTTGCTTGGCATTCGCTACTATTCTGTGACTCCAATCAGTGGTCGGGCAGGTCTAATCCAATGGGTGGATAATGTGATAAGCATATACAGCATCTTTAAGTCTTGGCAAAACCGTGTCCAGGTTACACAAGTTTCTGCTTTGGGAGCTGGAAGTGCAAAAAGTTCTGTTCCTCCTGTTCCCAGGCCAAGTGATATGTTCTATGGAAAAATTATTCCTGCCCTCAAGGAGAAAGGCATTAGGAGAGTAATTTCCAGAAGGGATTGGCCTCATGAAGTCAAGCGTAAAGTTCTTTTGGATCTTATGAAGGAGGTTCCTAAGCAGCTTCTACATCAAGAGCTTTGGTGTGCAAGTGAAGGGTTCAAAGCCTTTAACTCAAAACTGAAGAG GTATTCTGGAAGTGTTGCAGCCATGAGTATGGTCGGTCACATTCTGGGCCTTGGTGACAGGCATTTGGATAACATCCTTTTGGATTTCAGTAGTGGGGATGTGGTGCATATTGATTATAATGTTTGTTTTGATAAAGGGCAAAGACTAAAAGTCCCAGAGATTGTTCCATTCCGGCTAACCCAGACAATTGAGGCTGCATTAGGGTTGACAGGCATAGAAGGTACATTTAGAGCAAATTGCGAAGCAGTTGTCAGTGTTCTAAGGAAGAATAAGGATCTACTATTGATGTTACTGGAAGTATTTGTATGGGATCCACTTATAGAGTGGACACGTGGAGATTTTCATGATGATGCTGCCATTGGTGGTGAAGAAAGAAAGGGCATGGAGTTGGCTGTTAGCTTGAGTTTATTTGCTTCTAGAGTGCAAGAAATTCGTGTTCCCTTGCAG GAACATCACGATCTTTTGTTGGCTACATTTCCAGCTGTCGAATCTGCTCTTGAG AGGTTCAGAGATGTTCTGAATCAATATGAGCTTGTCTCTGCTCTTTTTTATCGAGCTGACCAGGAGCGTTCCAATCTTATTTTACACGAGACATCTGCAAAGTCAATTGTTGCTGAAGCAACTTGTAATTCAGAGAAAATTTGTGCATCATTTGAAATCCAAGCTCGAGAGTTCAAACAAGCAAAGAATGTGGTAGCCGAGAAAGCTCAACAAGCTACAACTTGGATTGAGCAGCATGGAAGGATACTTGATGCTTTACGAGGCAATTTAATTCCTGAAATCAGTGCCGGCATGAATCTCAGTGGTATGGCAGATGCTTTGTCTCTTACGTCTGCTGTTCCCGAAGCTGGAGTTCCGCTGACTATAGTACCTGAGCCCACACAAGCCCAATGCTATGATATAGATAGGGAAGTTTCTCAGCTTATAGCTGAGTTGGATCGTGGGCTCTCTTCTGCAGTAATGGCACTTCAAGCCTATTCATTGGCTTTACAAAGAGTACTACCTTTGAATTACCTCACAACCAGCACAGTGCATGGCTGGGCACAAGTACTGCAGCTATCTGCAAATGCTGTTTCTTCTGACATCCTTTCTCTAGCAAGAAGGCAGGCTTCTGAATTGATTGCAAAAGTACATGGGGATAACCTTGAGTTTATGAAAAGCAGTCATGATGACCTTTGTTTTAAAGTGGAGAAATACGCAGCAGAGATTGAGAAAGTTGAGGAAGAGTGTGCTGAGCTGGTGAACTCAATTGGCTCGAAGACTGAATCAAAAGCTAAGGATCGACTTATGTTTGCTTTCATGAAATACATGCAATCTGCTGGTCTTGTAAGGAAGGAAGATGCTAATTCTTCTCTGCAATATGGAGAATCAAAATATGATGGTACAAAGGCTTCTAGAATACGAGAGGATCTGGAAGAGAAGAAAGACAAAGTCTTATCTGTTCTTAGTGTAGCTATGCGTTCATTGTATGATGATGTCAAGCATAGGATACTTGAAATATACAGTCATACCAATAGGGCTCAAATCGAGAACAGTCGACCACAATCTGATCTTGGTACTGTCTTCTCTGGGTTTGAAGAGCAAGTGGAGAAATGCATACTTGTTGCTGGATTTGTAAATGAACTATGGCAGCAAATTGGAGGAGACATGCCGGGTGTTGATAGAGatttatattattcaaagtattatTCTGAAGGAAACTGGGCTTCAATATTCAAAACCATTTTAAATTGCTGTAAGAGTTTGATTGGGGAAATGACTGAAGTTGTTTTACCTGATATAATGAGGTCTGCTGTTTCATTCAATACAGAAGTTATGGATGCATTTGGATTAATCTCACAAATAAGGGGATCTATTGACACGGCATTGGAACAGCTAGTCGAAGTCGAATTAGAGAGGGCATCCTTGGCTGAACTAGAACAAAACTACTTTGTTAAGGTTGGCCTCATTACTGAGCAACAGTTGGCTCTTGAGGAAGCTGCTATGAAGGGTCGGGATCATCTATCTTGGGAAGAAGCAGAGGAGCTGGCCTCTCAAGAAGAGGCTTGCCGGGCACAACTGGAACAGCTCCACCAAACTTGGAATCATAGAGATATGCGAACTTCTTCTCTCATAAAAAGAGAAGCTGAGATTAAAAGTTCCTTGGTTTCTTGTGAACAGCATTTTCAGTCTCTAATTACTGGTGATGACTTTAGAGAGTCCCATCGTTCAAAAAGCCAAGTATTACTGGCCATCTTAGTTAAACCCTTCTCTGAGTTAGAATCAGTTGATAAAGCATTATCTTCATTGAGTAGCTCCTTTGCTCCTCATTCAGATGAAATTCCTAATTTAGTGGAATTTTTGAGTTCTGGACACTCAGTATCAGAGTGTGTTTGGAACTTTGGATCTTTATTAAACAACCATTCTTTCTTTATTTGGAAAATAGGTGTTCTGGATTCTATCCTTGATTTATGCATACATGATATGGCTTCATCAGTGGATCAAAATCTAGGATTTGAACAGCTTTTTGATGTTGTTAAGAGAAAGCTTGAAATTCAACTTCAAGAGTATATTGGTCGCTACCTCAAAATACGAATTGCTCCAGCTTTACTATCTTGGTTGGATAAAGAAAATGAACATTTGAAGCTACTGACTGAGGGAGCAAAGGAGCCCAGTAATGATCATGTAAGGAAGGATGTTGAGGCTGTTAAAAAGGTCCAGCTTATGCTTGAGGAGTACTGCAACACACATGAAACTGCTAGAGCAGCAAGATCAGCAGCTTCTGTCATGAAAAGGCAGGTGAATGAGCTAAAAGAAGCTCTTCGCAAGACTATACTAGAGATTGTGCAAATGGAATGGATGCATGATGTTGGCTTGACCCCTTCACATACTAGTAGAGTTCTGTTCcagaaatttttttctaatgaTGATGAATTGTATCCTGTTGTTCTAAACTTTAGTAGACCTAAGTTGTTGGAAACTATGCAATCTGTCTTATCAAAATTAGCTCGTGCAATAGAGGGCCTAAAATCGTGTGAGCACACTTCTATTGTAGCAGAAGGTCAGCTGGAAAGAGCAATGGGATGGGCTTGTGGTGGACCAAATTCCAGTGTAGCGGGAAATTCGTCAGCCAAGGCTTCTGGAATTCCCCCTGAATTCCATGACCACCTGATGAGACGCAGGCATCTGCTTCAGGAAGCAAGAGAAAAAGCATCAAGCGTTGTCAAAATTTGCATGTCAATATTAGAGTTTGAGGCATCTCGGGATGGTATTTTTCAGATCCCTAGAGAGGGGTATGCATTGAGCACTGGCAGTGATAGCAGGACATGGCAGCAAGCTTACTTCAATGCACTAACAAAATTGGAGGTTACCTATCATTCTTTTACAC GTATTGAACAAGAATGGAAGCTTGCTCAAAGCAACATGGAAGTTGCTTCTAGTGGCTTGTATTCTGCAACTAATGAACTATGCATTGCGTCTCTTAAAGCAAAATCTGCCTCAG GTGATTTACAAAGCACTGTTCTTGCAATGAGAGATTGTGCATATGAAGCCAGTGTTGCTTTATCTGCATTTGCTCGTGTATCCAGAGGCCATACTGCTTTAACTTCTGAATCTGGTTCAATGCTGGAAGAG GTTTTGGCAATAACTGAAGATCTGCATGATGTCCACAATCTGGGAAAGGAGGCTGCATCTGTACATCGTTCTCTTATGGAAGATCTTTCGAAG GCAAATGCAATCCTTCTTCCACTAGAGTCAGTTTTAGCCAAGGATGTCTCTGCTATGACTGAAGCTATGGCTAGGGAGAGAGAGACCAAGATGGAAGTATCTCCAATACATGGACAAGCCATATACCAGTCTTATGGCTTAAGAGTTAGGGAGGCTTGCCAGACCTTCAAACCTTTGGTGCCATCACTTACCTTTTCTGTGAAGGAACTACATTCATTGTTGACCACACTTGCGCGAACTGCCAGTCTCCATGCTGGGAACCTGCATAAG GCTCTTGAAGGACTGGGTGAAAGCCAGGAAGTAAAATCACAGAGCATTAGTTTGTCAAGGCCAGATCTTGCCAGTGATGCCACTGAATATGATGAAAGAGGGGGTGAGAGCATGTCGACATCAGGCAGTGGGAGCCCCAAAGATCTTGTTGGTCTAACTGGGATTCCTTTGCAAGAGAAAGAATGGATATCACCACCAGATAGCATTGGAACTAGCGGTACGGAATCTAGTATTACCTCAAATGGTACTAGTCTTTCAGATAGCATCAATGACCCAATAGTAGAGATGATGGAAAAGATTTCACTTGATTCTAGTCAGAAAAAGGATCATGGTGATCCAAATTTTGTTCCATCTTCTGAAAGTGAATATGATGAAATCTCACATTGTGGGCATAGAATGTCCGAGAACATGGAGGTAAAAAATACTAATGAAGTGAAATCAGCAAATGAAGAGACCAATGAAAATCTGAAAACTGTACCCTCAGTGAATGATGAAGCAGTGAGTGCTCCTCTTGAATCTTCGCAACCTTCAAACAATGTGAACTTGGATGTGAAATTTCAGGGTAAGGACGAAGTATCTACATTAGGCAAAATTGAGG